The Anoplopoma fimbria isolate UVic2021 breed Golden Eagle Sablefish chromosome 10, Afim_UVic_2022, whole genome shotgun sequence sequence GGACAATTGTAGAGCTTTGCTTGTGACTCATTAACACCAAAGACGAGATAATTATGTGCAggcagtttggtgttttttttaggcaTGCTTTTTTTGTATGCTAATTGTTTTCTAATTCTGTAATTGTCTCCTCTAGTTGTAATGGATTAAACAGCTACAGAGAGTTAGGTGGCCATTTGGCAGAGCATACTCGTCTGAACGGAAACGAGCTAAAGCAGAGGGGTGGGGCAGTAATGTGGGTGGGTATGCAGTTTGGGAAAGCCAGCCAAACTTTctgtctacacacacaaacttctctctttgctctctcttCTTGCTCTCAGCACCTACTGATGGAAACACACCTCCAAGGGATACATTCACCGCACAGCtacacccacactcacacatacagcTCTCGCACTGCTGCCTGCAGAAATGTATCACAAAACTGTACATAGCCGATAACTCTGAAGAGGCGTCAGCCATCTAAACCAGTTCTTCTCACCCCGAGGAAGTGCTGGATGTTCACTGTAATCTTACAAAGAGCAGCATAATGTGggttatcaaaataaaataaaacatttaataaggTGGGGGATTTGCTCTATCAGTGACTGAGGGGAAGTGTCCATTACACAATTCTGTCACTGTAAGCAGGGGCGTATCgttatactgtgtgtgtgcgtgtgtgtgtgtgtgcatgtgtgtgtgtgtgtaaatggcACTGCTGCATCATCAGTAATGGGAAGAGAGGGCAAATGTGAGACGTGAGTAAGAGATGTGAGGGGGGGGAAAGAGCTTGAGGGCAGAGGAAGTGTAACGCTTCAGAGGAACAGTGGGGTTGTTATCTGAATTCTATTTCCACTCACCTAATTACTGTAATGCCTGCCTCTATTTCATCTGTAAAATGATTGACTAATTTCTCGTTGGCTCTAATGCATGGTttgacatatatacatattttagcTTTCCCCATGGTATTAATCCCAGTCCAGAGTTTATGATAACACTTTGTTATTGGAAGGCTGAAACACGGTGTTACTTCATGCAGTTTTCCACACAGTTGTGGTGAGATTCCGCTGTATTCTTTGTGGGGTTATATATTGCTGCTTGTGGTTTTGGTATCTCTGTCCTCTAAGAATATTCTGTCTCATGTATTTATAGTGTTAGGAGTTCTGGGGTGTGACTTGAACGAGAGAAAGGGTGCCAAAATCAACAAAGATGTTGATAGGCAGATTTTAAACTAAAGCAAAGctaataaattataaaacatgtaattaacaatatatcatattttccAGAGAGAGCTAAGAGTGGGATCAATCTTCTCACCTCAGTCTCGGCAGGAAAGTAAATAAGCAAGCCCTATTtcccgattttttttttttttaaactttaccacgacaatgttagcatgctattgtgttatctgaataaaaacaaccaaatatttACAAGGGGAAATGTACAAGGCCAATACACATTAGCTTGCTAGTACAAGGACCGGTTCAGAAGTTATATGATATTTGCAAgggaaatgttttaatgaaatgaactcttttcattaaaacatttcagtctATACTTAAGTTCTGCCCCCCCGGTAATCGCACAGTAAAATCCCTTTTGTTTCTCAagctgttccttttttttttgtaccttaGCACATTTGTCTCACCGTATTCCAGCTCAGTTGTTGCCCAGTACATCCTCTCACCTACTGACGTCCTTTTGACTGACAGATCTTAACGACTCATTTGCTCTGTTCTCTCACGCTGTCTGAGCCCAGGATGTCTCCAACTAGAAAAATGATTTGTATTATTGATGCACTGCTGCTCCTACTGGCCACAACTCTGTCAGAGACGGCAACTTCAAAGACGAGTGTGCTCACtgtatattttatgtgtgtgtgtgtggagtgaaAATGTATCTGTGAGGGGGAGAAGGTGTTTCGTTTTAACCGTACATTGGGAATTAATGTTTTTCCCTCTTGGCTACCACCATTCATCAAACTGCATCTGTAGCATCATTCATTTCCCTGAAGTCCTACTCTCTGATAACTTTCACGTATTCACCTGCTACCAGCTTCCTTTCTTGACATGACAGCTGAGCGGAGTTTGACAACCAACATCAGCCTCCCCTCCCATACCACCTGTTCACTGTCAGGCAGCAAACACAGGCCCAAACATGTGAAcatatcttaaaaaacaaaaaaacaatcagactCTTCAAAGTTTCTTAAGCCTCAAAGCGAACACAATGACTCGCCAAGTGAGAGGTACTGCTTgatgtaacatttttttattttacctcgcaggttcccagcaGCATCCGGACTCGATCCCAGAGGTGGGAGAAGATGCAGTGACGTACGTCGGTCCCCCTCCCCCCGTCatgacagaggaggagcagcaggcgCTACAACAAGAGTTGGTCAAGGTCAGGACAGGAGGGATAAGGGATTAAGGAGGTCTTGGTTCAGGGAGTCAAGATCAGGTGTTTGACCCAATCATACAAATAATTGATAAGGGATTTCAGGTCTAAAAGGGAGCTTCAATATAAaccattatttttatatattttttgagtCTGGCATTACCTTGTATATGTGTAATGTATGCTTTGAGGGTCTTTCAAATTCAAACGAGGCCAGGCTGTGTTCACGCGACAGCCTTCCATAGCAACAAGAAGCTCATTTTAGGTCCCTTGTTGCCACAGTAGCTGATCCAACGTCTTACCTTTGCCTTAGATGTTGGATTTGTTATTCCCATGCCAATATTTTCCAGCAGCTCTTTCGCCTTGATTGGTTTAGTGGGAGAAATGGAGCAGCTTGTTTGTTGTGATCTTCAtcaactgaaagaaaaaaaaaaaaaggttgacattagttgaaaaaaaagataaaactttCTCAAATTATAGAACCGGAGCTGCCAGGAGTAGTGCCTTTTTAAAGAGCTACCACACTGGTTGTGGCCACCTCCCTTTACTTTACATGTAgaatgaaatgtcagaaaaatttCACAATTTCCCCAGTGACCAAAGTTGCAATCTTTCCAAAATCAACTATTACATATTTACTTTACAATGAAAAGCAGAAAACCCAATTGGAGAAGCTTGAGAATGAGTTGcatcattgttaaaaaaacgaTTAGCATCGAGATAGTTGGACTAACTAACTGTTGCAGCTCTGATTGAAAAtgaacattacattatagtcaACCTTTACTCTCTGTTTTTGGTTCTTTAGTTGAACTATAGTCGAACTGACGAGACACAGGATATGCATATCATGTACATTTAAAACCTCAAAAAATTGAACATTTTCtaactgtgtatttgtttgtgtttgtgtgtgcatgtgtgtgtaggttgAGGATGAGATCCTGACTCTGTCCCAGGTGTTGGCAGCCAAGGAGAAGAAGCTGGCAGACATTAAGAGGAAGCTGGGCATCACACCTCTGAATGAGCTGAAGCAGAACTTCAACAAAACCTGGCAGGAGGTCACCACCTCCATCGCGTAAGTGCTTCACCTACCACAGCATGCTGACACCTGAACTCAGAGTGCACTATAGTTCACTTGTTAAACAGAGGTTATGAGATATCTTTTGTAGTagcttgtcctttttttttgaccTCATGATCAACTCCTTTCTTATCCATATTGTTTCGTTGATTTCTGTACTGAATGCCttgaaaatattataaactGTCAGCCCCGTTGAGGGAAGGCTCTATCTCCGCGGAACGACGAGGAATAAGATGTCAGTGATCTTGACAAGCTGCCTGTAGCATGTGGGGGTGATGGGTTTTTATATTACAGGAAACGAGCAGCATTGTGATGCTTTCAGGCTTtcgaaaatgaaaaagacattgAGGTTTAGTTCTGACCTTGATGCCTCTCTTAAGTCTTTTATCTCTCCGTCTCTATAATATATCTTCTCTTATTGCTACCCATTTCTTttccctcattctctctctgtctcccttctctctctttcagctaTAGGAGGACATCTGAAACACTGTCTCAGGCCAGTCTGAAGGCCACAACAGCGTTCTCCAATGTGGGCTCAGCCATCACCCGGAAGCTGGAGGACGTCAGGTGAGTCAGACAGGAGACATCAGCgtgactttaaatgtaaatgaagcaCCGAATCTTTAAAAACCACAGTATCCTTTGTTCCGCTTAGCAACCTGATGATTTATTTCATAGAAATTGCTCGGGGATCTCAAAGTGCTAGTTAGATGGGCTGAGAGATTCCCTGAATATTTCCAatttctttcttactttctttcCTACCATCTattccatttttaaatgaacgcaaattttacatttttgcatgtaACGTATGGGTCCGATACAGACGTGCCTTGaacttgcattatttttaatcagggggcaactcctctggttacAAGAAATAGGTAAGATTGCATAGATGTCTATGAAAAAacgaccctacttctcacttgatttactacctcagtaaacattgtaaacatgtgtttatggtctcaaccactagtttcaagtcttcttcaacacagcatgaaagcaaggtatgctttagggcgtggctaccttgtgattgacatgtaGCTACCATGGCGTTGTCCGGcccatgtttttgtcttaaaaactTAAATCCTTTTAAAGTGTGCTTTCAGTTCATGACGGTTGATTATaattttggtcgcctaaaaatgtcttattgaaaccaagatggcgacagccaaaatgccaaactcaaggcttcaaaacgatagtccacaaaccaatgggtaacATCCTATTGAGTACGatccatttcttatatacagtctgtggtctgACATGATTCACAACTAcaaggtttttttaatgttatcttCTTCTAATTCATAAAAGGGATATATTATGTAGCCATTGATCTAATAGATAGATTTTCTGTCCTCACATTCTGCTTCCAGTGCCTACTCTAATATCTACCAATAGATTATTGCTAATATTTCCTGATTAGAAAAGGCTTTAAAACCCAGCAACAGATTGTTCTATTTGAGATATAGCTCCAGATGACCCCTCCAGTCGAGATCCTAATCGGTCTTCTCCCCTGTCATCCTTCTTCTCTCTGGATTACTGAGCTGCAAACAAGATTATTAGGCCCCTCAAAGCACCAGCGTGCCTCACAGATGAGCCTCAACACAGTGCCGGTTTGGGGGTGGGGTAGTGAAGAGGGACCCGACAGGGGTCAAAgggcgtgtgtatgtgtgtgtgtgtgtgtgtgtgtgtgtgtgtgcctgtgtgtttgatgaAAAGATATCCCCCCATAATACACAGGATTAGTGCACCCCCACTGTGTTAATACACAATCAATCTTAATGGGATAAAGGAGGATTTAAAGGATTTATGCACTTAGAATACTCACAGATTGAACATATAGTAGAATAAATAAGGgtttgtactgtatgttgtgtctttctctctttgttccgTCTGAGTTAAACTGTCTGTACTATGCTAAAATGATCACTAATGCCCCCTTTCTTCTCCATAATGCTGTCGGATAGTACACACTCATTACAACACTCAGCTAGTATGCCTGTCATGAGGTAAGGGGGAGTTTGTGTTAATGTGAGTCTGTCACACAGTGGTGCCTTCTGAGCTACAAgtgttgaataaaatatgaaagagAAGGTTGAACAGAGAAACTAGAGAAAGGAGAAACTTGTTTGGCCTTAGTTCTGTATTTTCAAGAATGCACTGTATATAAGGGTCTCAGTGTGTACCTTGAGGAGCGACCCCCGCTAAGAGCCACTGTGAGCTATCAGTGAAGCTGCAGCATTGATTATCTTGCCTAGACAGACCTCGGTTTCATCAAGCTGTTAGAGGTCATGCAGAAATCTTGAGATAAAAGACATCTTTGAAGCCAGAGGCATCATCGGTTAGCTGAGAAATTGGAAACACCCACTTTCAACAACCAAGAAATGTGGTCTGTCCAGTGTTCTTTACTGGTTTGAAGTATAATCACACACTCGCGTATCTCCACCAATTTCTAACCAAATTCTCAGCCAGTTTGATGAGGTGCGGAACTGGTGGTGTGAGATTAGAACTGcaattattttcctttgttaAAGAATCAGTGGATTATTAAccgattaatcaattaaataattaaacgtTTGGTCTctgaaaagtcagaaaataattaaaagtatttattagattttaatgggatgtcttcaaattgcttctTGCTTCACCAACAATCCAAAATGTAAAAGAGATTTAGTTCAATGTCATAGAAGACTAACATTTTTCATATAGGATAGGCTGGACCCACTGAATTGATTAACAGTCTGTTGATAGGCTTATTTATTAATCGTTTCAACTCTACgtgagataaaaacattaaatatattacattcaTCCAAACCATTCTGGCCTACATCCAACAAAAATATCACACGAGCAtctgcagtaccagtcaaaagtttggacacaccttctcattcaatggtttttctttatttttatttttttctacattgtagattaatattgaagacatccaaactatgaaggaacacatatggaattatgtggtaaacaaacaaatgctcaacaaaccagaatatgttttatattttagattcttcaaagtagttgaatgagaaggtgtgtctttcattcaactactttgactggtactgtatctttGTTTCTGCAGCTCTGTAAATCAAAGTTATGTTATGAAAGGTCTGCCTAGATGTATTCAAATTTCTTTGAATAACACACAGATTTTCTAAATGCTACAAATTGATATTTTAGAGGAATATGTTTACCGTTACCTCCTCTCATACTGTTCATTCTGCACTTTCCTggttatgttttcatgaaaatgtaacacCTTTTCAgtagaacagaacagaatagaattGGGTCACTATAAAACCCTTCATTGTCTGTGTTAAGTATCAGATGGCATGACCTATACAGATGGGATTACAGTCATATCctgctttttcttcctcctaAAAGGGGGAACTTGTTGTCTGCATCTCCACTTTTCAAACTAGAATGTAAAAGCATGTCGGATAAATTCAAACAATGTAGGTCAGTCTGTGATGATGTTATTTGTGTCTTGTTCTTTCACAGGAATGCACCAACTTTCAAGTCATTTGAGGAGAAAGTGGAGACTTTGAAGGTAACTGATTAGCAACAGGACTGGTGGCTGCATTTCAGCGCACACAAGTGTTTATCACAGAACAGCACattgaatttgttttcatttcccaaCATTGTCGAGTCAGTTGCAAATAGAGGAATGTCATGAAGTCCAGCATTCTACTAGAAACAGTTATGCAGAAATGTCTACAGTAGCTAAGGTTGGCTTAGCTGAGCCACcataagctactggtcataccagaccaaataAGGCTGTAGCAGCAGAATTTCTCAGTGTATTGAACTGAGCAATGTTTTATTgcttgtgaattaaaaaaagattttgtaaGAGGAAGATTGTGTTATTACCTCCCTCAGAAGGTAaataggtttcacttttgtgtTAATGGATATTTTCATTacattgatgcattttaaattgTAGCATTTAGTTTTGCAAATATTAACACAGATctatatttaaattagtttaaagtgttttgtgtgtgtgtataaattaAACAGTAAACTTAAGTTAAGggagtaaataattaaattattcttccttatctttttctcctccccctGCTTCAGACCAAGATCAGTCCATCAGCATCCACCAGTAACTCCGGGCAGCAGGACAGCGACGGCCCCAGTGCTGAGACTTTGATCAGTGAGCCCGACGACTCGCCCACCCATGAGACGCCGATGAACTGAGACCGGCCTGACCCCTCCTGACCTCCCACCCGCCCCTCATCACTCGACCCTCTCTAACCCCTGGACCGTACACACTCGCCCCCTAAACTCTCGTTTGCCAGTCTTTCTTCATTGGAAACAAGTGACTTCCCACAGCTTGTGATCTGATTGTCTGGTCTTTTTGTCTGACACGTGCGCTCACTTGTTGACTGGTGTGGAAACTGAAAGCATGGGATGGGTGCAGGCATGTGTCAATCTTTATATGTTTGAGTCTTTTCTCGCTCGCTGTgggagaacccccccccccccccttttctcctttcctttttcctcctgcaCTCCTTATTTCTCCGCTTTTGTCTCACCACCAAAATTGAGATGCCAAACATGCTCCTagattatgtttttctttatcaaattaacactgtttcatattttgtttgagTGTACAAACTTGCACAAATATAGAATATTACAAACTTATTAGAGAAGGATTTATACATAAAGTTATTATCTTAAGCACTTGTTGTGTCTGCCTCCATTTTGGGGCCGTTCTCCGTTTACTATGGGTTACCATTTTGGGGGCCCATCTGATTTCCGTATTCTTGGTGATAATAATTTTAGGACACCACGTGATCATAAAGTAGTCGAAAACTGTGTCCAGAATATGAATGTAG is a genomic window containing:
- the tpd52 gene encoding tumor protein D52 isoform X2, whose amino-acid sequence is MEDAEKGSQQHPDSIPEVGEDAVTYVGPPPPVMTEEEQQALQQELVKVEDEILTLSQVLAAKEKKLADIKRKLGITPLNELKQNFNKTWQEVTTSIAYRRTSETLSQASLKATTAFSNVGSAITRKLEDVRNAPTFKSFEEKVETLKTKISPSASTSNSGQQDSDGPSAETLISEPDDSPTHETPMN
- the tpd52 gene encoding tumor protein D52 isoform X3 — its product is MEPLEEYHSPFDFEQGVNASYLYLSPDYSNTPPSSPAVKKKGSQQHPDSIPEVGEDAVTYVGPPPPVMTEEEQQALQQELVKVEDEILTLSQVLAAKEKKLADIKRKLGITPLNELKQNFNKTWQEVTTSIAYRRTSETLSQASLKATTAFSNVGSAITRKLEDVR
- the tpd52 gene encoding tumor protein D52 isoform X1, with amino-acid sequence MEPLEEYHSPFDFEQGVNASYLYLSPDYSNTPPSSPAVKKKGSQQHPDSIPEVGEDAVTYVGPPPPVMTEEEQQALQQELVKVEDEILTLSQVLAAKEKKLADIKRKLGITPLNELKQNFNKTWQEVTTSIAYRRTSETLSQASLKATTAFSNVGSAITRKLEDVRNAPTFKSFEEKVETLKTKISPSASTSNSGQQDSDGPSAETLISEPDDSPTHETPMN